GGATGTTATTTGCTGAGGCTAAAATTTTACAAATTAGTGGAGTTTTGCTTTTTTGCTCACTCGCTTTTTTTGCAACGACTTACGCATTAAGCTTTATGGATAATGAAAAAAAGAGCTTTGCAGCCTTTGCACTTTTTGTTTCAGCTATTTTTTTGCTAATTGGAATAACGCTTGGTTTTTGCTTGCTTATGATACTTGGCGGTACGTTGATGCTTGATTTTGAGATGACACTAAAATTTCACGTTTATTTTGTGCTGGGATTTGTATTTCTTGTGATACTTGGAGCTGCTAGCGTACTCCTACCTATGTTTGCGTTGGCTCATGATCTAAAATTTACACTTAGCAAGGCCTCACTAGCATGCTATATTTTGGGTGGCATCTTACTAGCTTTTAATGAAAATTTGTCTATTTTATCAATATGCGTGGCGGCTTTACTTTTTATAGCTCAAGCGCTTTATATTTTAAAAAAACGCGTTAGAAAGGCGTATGATTACTGGAATGTAAATATCGTACTTTCGTTGGTGGCTTTACTTGGTGCTGCTATTTTTATAGCCTTAGGCAAATTAAATTTAGCTGCATATTTTTTAATATATGGCTTTTTATTTGCTTTTATAATAGCCCATCTTTACAAGATCGCACCATTTCTCATATGGTATCACTACGTAGCACCTTTTGTCGGAAAGGTAAAAGTGCCACTTCTTGATGCCATGATACTAAAAAAGATAGCTTATTTTGGTATAGCTTTTAATGCTATATCGCTTCTTTGCTATCTTCTCTCAACTTGCTTTGAATTAGAAATTTTAGTACATGTAGGTATGATTTTTATAGCTCTTGGTATAGTTTTACTATCAATAAATATAATAAATATTTTTAGATTTACTGGTTTTAAAGGATAAAAAATGAAAGAAAAAATTTATAACGCACTGTCAAATATCGTTGATCCAGAAGTTGGCTTTGATATCGTTTCGCTTGGACTTATATACGATGTGAGCTGCGATGAAAATGGCAAAGCAAAAGTTACTATGACGCTTTCAACTAAATCTTGCCCACTACATGAAATGATACTTGGCTGGGTAGAAACTGCCGTGCTTGATATAGAAGGTGTCAAAGAGTGCGAGATCGATCTTGTCTGGGAGCCTGAGTGGAATATACAAATGGCAAGCGATTTTGTAAAAGCACAACTTGGAGTTTAAATTTTAAGTTTTTAGATTTGAAAGTTTGTAAATTTTTAATAAGCTAGAGAGCAAAAGCTCTCTAGAAATTTTAAGGAGTTTGTTTTTTTATTAGTCCATTTGATGGCGCATAAATGATGGTACATCAAGTTGTGACATATAGTCTTCGTCATATCCACCACTAACTTTTTTAAGTCTTAATATACGCTCTTTTTTTATGATATCGCTTGCAGTAGAAGTTTGTACTTCATCTTTTTTTTCAGTTTCTTTTTGTGAGCTTTGAAAACCTGTGGCTATTATTGTAACTTCAACTTTATTGTCTTCTATTTTGTCATCAGTTGTTGTACCAAATATAATTTCAGCATCTTCATCCGCTGCCTCATGAATAATACTCATCGCATTATTGATATCAGCTAGTGGGCAACTAGGGCTTATTCTAAAATGAACTAAAATACCAAATGCCCCATTTATTGTCATGTTATCAAGAAGTGGTGATTGTATAGCATTTTTTATAGCTTCTTGCGCTGCATCCTCGCCACTTGCTTCGCCAACACCCATTAAAGCTAGTCCTCTATGGCTCATAATCGTTCTAACATCTGCAAAGTCTAGATTTATATCGCTTTTTCCTGAATCAAGTACGATCGTACTCATACCATTGACGGCTCTTGCAAGTACTTCATCAACCATTTCAAAGCTTTCTTTTATGCCAGCATTTTTATCAATTAGTGTTAAGAGTTTATCGTTTGGAATGACAACAATAGAATCGCTTTCTTTCCTGAGCTCTTCAAGGCCACAATCAGCCAGTTTTCTACGTTTTTTTCCTTCAAACATAAAAGGCATAGTAACAACTGCAACTGTTAGCGCACCAATGTCTTTTGCAGCTTGAGCAACTACTGGAGCTGCACCTGTACCAGTTCCGCCACCAAGCCCTGTACCGATAAAAACTATATCTGATGTCTCAAGTGCACTTTTTACTTCATCATAGCTCTCTTCAGCAGCGGCTTTTCCTATTTCAGGTCTCATGCCTGCACCTAGACCTTTTGTTGTCTTTTCTCCAAGCTGTATTTTTGTATGTGCAAGAGAATTTTCAAGAGCCTTAGCATCTGTATTAGCAACAATAAGATCTATATTTAAATTTGGATTAACTCTTATTATATGGTTGACCATATTGCCACCACCTCCACCTACACCTACGACCTTTATCTTTGCACCATAGATGCTTTTATTTTCTTCTACTGTGAAGCTACTCATCTTTGAAATTCTCCTTAAAATAATTGTGTAATACTATACCAAAATTTTGCAAAAGCATTTGGATTTTTTTCTTGTTTACTAATATCTGCAATATTGGCAAGCTCTTCTTTATTTTTTGATTTATTTGCTATCTCTAATTCAAAATCTTTATCAGAAAAACTATCCTCTTTTTCATTTGGATCCTGTACCTCTTGTCCAAAATTTTGTGCGCTTTCTTCTTCCACAAAAACATTTCTAAAATTTGCTTTCGGTTTTGAGGCTATTTCCCCTTGGTATCTCATTTTTTTCTCAGAATCAATCTCGTATGGGCTAAAGTTGCCAGCACCATACAAACAAAGCCCTATAGCACAAGAATTTGCTGGGTCTCTTAAAATTTCAAATAATCCATCCATTTCTTTTGGTTTTGCTATACGAACCGGCATTTTGTCAAATATTGCGGATGCAAGATCTCTAATACCTTCTAACTTAGTCATACCGCCAGTAAGTATTATTCCAGCACCAATGCTATCTTTATAGCCGCTATCTTCTAGCATCTTAGCAAGTACCATAAGGGTTTCTTCTGCTCTGGCATATATAACATTTGATATTATGTCTAGTGAAACTTCGTGGCTTTTTGTTTCATCTCCAAGGATCGGAAGTTCTATTAGATCAACTGACTTATTTATTAAAGCACCATAACCTAATTTTATCTCTTCTGCCTTTGGAAGTGGTGTATGCAGAGCCATAGAAAGATCATTTGTAATGTTTGCTGAGCCAACAGGTAAAAATTCATTGTATCTTATAGAATTTCCAGAATGCACTACAAGATTACAAGTGGCACCACCCATATCAACAAGTGCGGCACCAAGCTCTTTCTCATCTTTTGTTAATGTTGCTATCGCAGAAGCATATCCTGAAAGGACTATGTTATCTAGTTGAACGCCTGCTAAATTTACGGCTTTTCTTAGGTTGCTAATAGATGACTTTTGTACTGTAACAATATGTGTTTGAACTTCTAGCCTACTACCGTTCATGCCTATTGGATCTTCAATATGTTCTTGTCCATCTACTTTAAAATTATAAGGAAGAACATGTAGTTTTTCATACTCATGAGGTATATCAGCTGTATGATCGGCCATTTGCATAGCACGTTCGATCTCTTTTATACCTATTTCATGATTTGGTATATTCACTACACCACTACTGTCAACGCTTTTTGTATACGCACCAGAAATAGAAACTATGACTTTTTCATAGCGTGTTCCTGCAACTCTTTGTGCTTCTATCAATGCATTTTTTATAGACTTTGCAGCTTGCTCAATATTGGTTATAA
This genomic interval from Campylobacter concisus contains the following:
- the ftsA gene encoding cell division protein FtsA — its product is MSTKILGIDIGSFQICAVIAQHDENGIKIIGIGTEKTQGIRKGVITNIEQAAKSIKNALIEAQRVAGTRYEKVIVSISGAYTKSVDSSGVVNIPNHEIGIKEIERAMQMADHTADIPHEYEKLHVLPYNFKVDGQEHIEDPIGMNGSRLEVQTHIVTVQKSSISNLRKAVNLAGVQLDNIVLSGYASAIATLTKDEKELGAALVDMGGATCNLVVHSGNSIRYNEFLPVGSANITNDLSMALHTPLPKAEEIKLGYGALINKSVDLIELPILGDETKSHEVSLDIISNVIYARAEETLMVLAKMLEDSGYKDSIGAGIILTGGMTKLEGIRDLASAIFDKMPVRIAKPKEMDGLFEILRDPANSCAIGLCLYGAGNFSPYEIDSEKKMRYQGEIASKPKANFRNVFVEEESAQNFGQEVQDPNEKEDSFSDKDFELEIANKSKNKEELANIADISKQEKNPNAFAKFWYSITQLF
- a CDS encoding peptidase M50 codes for the protein MLLNTYAPPFKLVGGYFIAGIFFLALSVPAFFYADFDAISSLNTAGFLHIFFVGFVMSIIIGALYQLTSVILEKPFFTAKGAISNLAIFCLSLLGMCYGMLFAEAKILQISGVLLFCSLAFFATTYALSFMDNEKKSFAAFALFVSAIFLLIGITLGFCLLMILGGTLMLDFEMTLKFHVYFVLGFVFLVILGAASVLLPMFALAHDLKFTLSKASLACYILGGILLAFNENLSILSICVAALLFIAQALYILKKRVRKAYDYWNVNIVLSLVALLGAAIFIALGKLNLAAYFLIYGFLFAFIIAHLYKIAPFLIWYHYVAPFVGKVKVPLLDAMILKKIAYFGIAFNAISLLCYLLSTCFELEILVHVGMIFIALGIVLLSINIINIFRFTGFKG
- the ftsZ gene encoding cell division protein FtsZ, translated to MSSFTVEENKSIYGAKIKVVGVGGGGGNMVNHIIRVNPNLNIDLIVANTDAKALENSLAHTKIQLGEKTTKGLGAGMRPEIGKAAAEESYDEVKSALETSDIVFIGTGLGGGTGTGAAPVVAQAAKDIGALTVAVVTMPFMFEGKKRRKLADCGLEELRKESDSIVVIPNDKLLTLIDKNAGIKESFEMVDEVLARAVNGMSTIVLDSGKSDINLDFADVRTIMSHRGLALMGVGEASGEDAAQEAIKNAIQSPLLDNMTINGAFGILVHFRISPSCPLADINNAMSIIHEAADEDAEIIFGTTTDDKIEDNKVEVTIIATGFQSSQKETEKKDEVQTSTASDIIKKERILRLKKVSGGYDEDYMSQLDVPSFMRHQMD
- a CDS encoding metal-sulfur cluster assembly factor, with protein sequence MKEKIYNALSNIVDPEVGFDIVSLGLIYDVSCDENGKAKVTMTLSTKSCPLHEMILGWVETAVLDIEGVKECEIDLVWEPEWNIQMASDFVKAQLGV